A window from Nycticebus coucang isolate mNycCou1 chromosome X, mNycCou1.pri, whole genome shotgun sequence encodes these proteins:
- the OFD1 gene encoding centriole and centriolar satellite protein OFD1 isoform X4: protein MAQSTLDLNCEVLSQDDLRKKLYQTFKDRGILDTLKISGFDEENQKGFLMQFLKELAEYHQAKESCDTETQTFPGIDSLAEKLQLIDEQFADVYPQRANLESLEIKLNDYKREIEEQLQEEMCQKLKYFKDTEIARIKMEEKRKYEKELAEFQNECEKAYQEKSEALISREKNTLERIQKHQEMETKEIYAQRQLLLKDMDLLRGREAELKQRVEAFELTQKLQEDKNKSMMEAFKKREENLKNIEETYDQKLRNELLKYQLELKDDYITRTNKLIDDERKNKEKAIHLQEELIAVNSKKKELNQSINHMKELELELESVKAQSLAMTKQNHRLNEKIKEMSDYSLLKEEKLELQAQNKLLKQQLEESRNENLRLLNCIAQPPPELVAFQKELKKAENATAVEHKGFENHRQALEKQLQNEVEHSAQLKAQLLDYDTCIKRLTTQVADLKLQLKQTQKALEHEVYRNPKQSLIDRSVSGFVSGKMVPRDGDISGDFMNNPLNQEKVISDIVVPKITKYLNAGAEGSSPDSDLEFVANTKARVKELEQEAERLEKAFRNYHQRVIQNPSKSPLPPKSPPSPHLVEALKNITSSSPERNIFAEDRIISDQPQVGMFKEEKRDTSGVMTSSSVSRLRRGTPSRRLSSTPLPKAKRSLESEMHLEGLDRSQVVSPTPCFDRISQMSPTQSKNSLSNLPFRTPPEQKAGLYHREAEIQGKNVSSNMDKLAFNENEEFGSSFEYAENVPRRFEMDGFHPAGDMLHVDAAAAAMPTGPTSYHCPNPQQIDENEKDRIWEQQMKERRQREERRHSDRHEVLERERRELEKLDQERRMIEESLKIEMGREISDEETKDKSTHKENSLEKYMKVIQHGQDKTVADEGSKLKVREVSLVDTLPPSDKDGSFTGFSPEDLDDSW from the exons GTTTTCTTATGCAGTTTTTAAAAGAGTTGGCAGAATATCATCAGGCAAAGGAGAGTTGTGATACAGAAACTCAGACATTTCCTGGCATAGATTCTCTTG ctgagaaGCTTCAGCTTATTGATGAACAGTTTGCAGATGTTTACCCTCAGCGTGCCAACTTAGAGTCTCTAGAAATAAAGTTAAATGATTATAAGAGAGAAATAGAAGAGCAACTTCAGGaagaaatgtgtcaaaag TTGAAGTATTTTAAAGACACTGAAATAGCAAGAattaaaatggaagagaaaagaaaatacgaGAAGGAATTAGCTGAGTTCCAGAATGAATGTGAGAAAGCTTATCAAGAAAAATCTGAAGCCCTCATTTCTCGGGAAAAGAATACCCTTGAGAGAATTCAAAAGCACCAGGAG ATGGAAACGAAAGAAATTTATGCTCAAAGGCAGCTTCTATTGAAAGATATGGATTTGCTAAGAGGCAGAGAAGCAGAACTGAAGCAAAGAGTGGAAGCTTTTGAATT GACCCAGAAGCTccaagaagacaaaaataaaagcatgatGGAGGCATTTAAGAAACgagaagagaatttaaaaaatattgaggaGACCTATGACCAAAAGCTCAGGAATGAACTTCTAAA GTATCAACTGGAACTAAAAGATGACTATATCACTAGAACTAATAAACTGATTGACgatgaaaggaagaataaag aaaaagCTATTCATTTGCAAGAGGAGCTTATAGCTGttaattcaaaaaagaaagaacttaatcaatcaataaatcaCATGAAAGAACTTGAG CTTGAGTTAGAGTCTGTTAAAGCCCAGTCTTTGGCAATGACAAAACAGAACCACAGgctgaatgaaaaaattaaagagatgaGTGATTATTCACTGCTAAAAGAAGAGAAACTAGAGCTTCAGGCACAAAATAAGTTACTTAAACAACAACTGGAAGAGAGTAGAAATGAAAACTTGCGTCTCCTAAAct GCATAGCTCAGCCACCTCCTGAGCTTGTGGCTTTTCAGAAAGAATTAAAGAAGGCAGAAAATGCTACAGCAGTTGAGCACAAGGGGTTTGAAAACCATAGGCAAGCTCTGGAAAAACAGTTGCAGAATGAA GTTGAGCATTCTGCGCAGCTGAAGGCCCAACTGTTAGATTATGATACTTGTATAAAGAGGTTAACTACTCAGGTTGCTGATTTAAAATTGCAATTGAAGCAAACTCAAAAAG CCCTAGAGCATGAAGTATACCGCAATCCAAAGCAGTCTCTGATTGATCGTTCTGTCAGTGGGTTTGTCAGTGGCAAGATGGTGCCTCGTGATGGTGATATAAGTGGCGATTTCATGAATAATCCTCTTAATCAGGAAAAAGTTATATCAGATATAGTTGTACCAAAGATCACAAAGTATCTAAATGCAGGGGCGGAGGGTAGTTCTCCTGATTCTGACCTTGAGTTTGTAGCCAACACTAAGGCAAGAGTCAAAGAGCTGGAGCAAGAGGCTGAACGCTTAGAAAAGGCATTCAGAAATTACCATCAGAGAGTCATTCAAAACCCTTCCAAAAGCCCACTGCCACCAAAGAGCCCACCATCTCCGCACTTGGTGGAAGCTCTCAAAAACATTACTTCCAGTTCtccagaaagaaatatttttgcagAGGACAGAATTATCTCTGATCAGCCTCAGGTGGGCATGtttaaagaggaaaagagggatACCTCAGGAGTGATGACTAGCAGCTCAGTCTCCCGGCTACGCAGGGGCACTCCCTCCAGACGCCTCTCTTCCACGCCTCTTCCAAAAGCAAAAAGAAGCCTTGAAAGTGAAATGCATCTGGAAG GTTTGGACAGATCACAGGTTGTTTCCCCCACGCCTTGTTTTGACAGAATATCCCAAATGTCACCCACCCAGTCAAAGAACAGCCTCTCTAACCTTCCCTTCCGCACCCCTCCTGAGCAGAAGGCAGG TCTTTATCACAGAGAAGCTGAAATTCAAGGCAAAAATGTATCTTCAAATATGGACAAGCTAGCTTTTAATGAGAATGAGGAATTTGGATCATCTTTTGAAT ATGCAGAAAATGTGCCAAGACGATTTGAAATGGATGGGTTCCATCCTGCTGGTGATATGCTTCATGTGGACGCTGCGGCAGCTGCTATGCCCACCGGACCCACCTCGTATCATTGCCCAA ATCCACAACAAattgatgaaaatgaaaaagacagaatATGGGAACAGCAAATGAAAGAACGAaggcagagagaagaaagaaggcacAGTGACCGACATGAAGTTTTAGAAAGGGAACGAAGAGAACTGGAAAAACTGGATCAAGAAAGG AGGATGATTGAAGAATCATTGAAGATTGAAATGGGAAGAGAAATAAGTGATGAAGAAACAAAGGATaaatctacccacaaggaaaactccttagaaaaatacatgaaagtcATCCAGCATGGGCAAGACAAGACGGTGGCAGATGAG GGCTCAAAACTTAAGGTCAGAGAAGTCTCCCTAGTGGACACGCTGCCACCTAGTGACAAAGACGGAAG TTTCACAGGCTTTTCTCCTGAAGACCTAGATGACTCTTGGTAA
- the OFD1 gene encoding centriole and centriolar satellite protein OFD1 isoform X6 has protein sequence MQDLLQLININPASSLYRSLISGFDEENQKGFLMQFLKELAEYHQAKESCDTETQTFPGIDSLAEKLQLIDEQFADVYPQRANLESLEIKLNDYKREIEEQLQEEMCQKLKYFKDTEIARIKMEEKRKYEKELAEFQNECEKAYQEKSEALISREKNTLERIQKHQEMETKEIYAQRQLLLKDMDLLRGREAELKQRVEAFELTQKLQEDKNKSMMEAFKKREENLKNIEETYDQKLRNELLKYQLELKDDYITRTNKLIDDERKNKEKAIHLQEELIAVNSKKKELNQSINHMKELELELESVKAQSLAMTKQNHRLNEKIKEMSDYSLLKEEKLELQAQNKLLKQQLEESRNENLRLLNCIAQPPPELVAFQKELKKAENATAVEHKGFENHRQALEKQLQNEVEHSAQLKAQLLDYDTCIKRLTTQVADLKLQLKQTQKALEHEVYRNPKQSLIDRSVSGFVSGKMVPRDGDISGDFMNNPLNQEKVISDIVVPKITKYLNAGAEGSSPDSDLEFVANTKARVKELEQEAERLEKAFRNYHQRVIQNPSKSPLPPKSPPSPHLVEALKNITSSSPERNIFAEDRIISDQPQVGMFKEEKRDTSGVMTSSSVSRLRRGTPSRRLSSTPLPKAKRSLESEMHLEGLDRSQVVSPTPCFDRISQMSPTQSKNSLSNLPFRTPPEQKAGLYHREAEIQGKNVSSNMDKLAFNENEEFGSSFEYAENVPRRFEMDGFHPAGDMLHVDAAAAAMPTGPTSYHCPNPQQIDENEKDRIWEQQMKERRQREERRHSDRHEVLERERRELEKLDQERRMIEESLKIEMGREISDEETKDKSTHKENSLEKYMKVIQHGQDKTVADEGSKLKVREVSLVDTLPPSDKDGSFTGFSPEDLDDSW, from the exons GTTTTCTTATGCAGTTTTTAAAAGAGTTGGCAGAATATCATCAGGCAAAGGAGAGTTGTGATACAGAAACTCAGACATTTCCTGGCATAGATTCTCTTG ctgagaaGCTTCAGCTTATTGATGAACAGTTTGCAGATGTTTACCCTCAGCGTGCCAACTTAGAGTCTCTAGAAATAAAGTTAAATGATTATAAGAGAGAAATAGAAGAGCAACTTCAGGaagaaatgtgtcaaaag TTGAAGTATTTTAAAGACACTGAAATAGCAAGAattaaaatggaagagaaaagaaaatacgaGAAGGAATTAGCTGAGTTCCAGAATGAATGTGAGAAAGCTTATCAAGAAAAATCTGAAGCCCTCATTTCTCGGGAAAAGAATACCCTTGAGAGAATTCAAAAGCACCAGGAG ATGGAAACGAAAGAAATTTATGCTCAAAGGCAGCTTCTATTGAAAGATATGGATTTGCTAAGAGGCAGAGAAGCAGAACTGAAGCAAAGAGTGGAAGCTTTTGAATT GACCCAGAAGCTccaagaagacaaaaataaaagcatgatGGAGGCATTTAAGAAACgagaagagaatttaaaaaatattgaggaGACCTATGACCAAAAGCTCAGGAATGAACTTCTAAA GTATCAACTGGAACTAAAAGATGACTATATCACTAGAACTAATAAACTGATTGACgatgaaaggaagaataaag aaaaagCTATTCATTTGCAAGAGGAGCTTATAGCTGttaattcaaaaaagaaagaacttaatcaatcaataaatcaCATGAAAGAACTTGAG CTTGAGTTAGAGTCTGTTAAAGCCCAGTCTTTGGCAATGACAAAACAGAACCACAGgctgaatgaaaaaattaaagagatgaGTGATTATTCACTGCTAAAAGAAGAGAAACTAGAGCTTCAGGCACAAAATAAGTTACTTAAACAACAACTGGAAGAGAGTAGAAATGAAAACTTGCGTCTCCTAAAct GCATAGCTCAGCCACCTCCTGAGCTTGTGGCTTTTCAGAAAGAATTAAAGAAGGCAGAAAATGCTACAGCAGTTGAGCACAAGGGGTTTGAAAACCATAGGCAAGCTCTGGAAAAACAGTTGCAGAATGAA GTTGAGCATTCTGCGCAGCTGAAGGCCCAACTGTTAGATTATGATACTTGTATAAAGAGGTTAACTACTCAGGTTGCTGATTTAAAATTGCAATTGAAGCAAACTCAAAAAG CCCTAGAGCATGAAGTATACCGCAATCCAAAGCAGTCTCTGATTGATCGTTCTGTCAGTGGGTTTGTCAGTGGCAAGATGGTGCCTCGTGATGGTGATATAAGTGGCGATTTCATGAATAATCCTCTTAATCAGGAAAAAGTTATATCAGATATAGTTGTACCAAAGATCACAAAGTATCTAAATGCAGGGGCGGAGGGTAGTTCTCCTGATTCTGACCTTGAGTTTGTAGCCAACACTAAGGCAAGAGTCAAAGAGCTGGAGCAAGAGGCTGAACGCTTAGAAAAGGCATTCAGAAATTACCATCAGAGAGTCATTCAAAACCCTTCCAAAAGCCCACTGCCACCAAAGAGCCCACCATCTCCGCACTTGGTGGAAGCTCTCAAAAACATTACTTCCAGTTCtccagaaagaaatatttttgcagAGGACAGAATTATCTCTGATCAGCCTCAGGTGGGCATGtttaaagaggaaaagagggatACCTCAGGAGTGATGACTAGCAGCTCAGTCTCCCGGCTACGCAGGGGCACTCCCTCCAGACGCCTCTCTTCCACGCCTCTTCCAAAAGCAAAAAGAAGCCTTGAAAGTGAAATGCATCTGGAAG GTTTGGACAGATCACAGGTTGTTTCCCCCACGCCTTGTTTTGACAGAATATCCCAAATGTCACCCACCCAGTCAAAGAACAGCCTCTCTAACCTTCCCTTCCGCACCCCTCCTGAGCAGAAGGCAGG TCTTTATCACAGAGAAGCTGAAATTCAAGGCAAAAATGTATCTTCAAATATGGACAAGCTAGCTTTTAATGAGAATGAGGAATTTGGATCATCTTTTGAAT ATGCAGAAAATGTGCCAAGACGATTTGAAATGGATGGGTTCCATCCTGCTGGTGATATGCTTCATGTGGACGCTGCGGCAGCTGCTATGCCCACCGGACCCACCTCGTATCATTGCCCAA ATCCACAACAAattgatgaaaatgaaaaagacagaatATGGGAACAGCAAATGAAAGAACGAaggcagagagaagaaagaaggcacAGTGACCGACATGAAGTTTTAGAAAGGGAACGAAGAGAACTGGAAAAACTGGATCAAGAAAGG AGGATGATTGAAGAATCATTGAAGATTGAAATGGGAAGAGAAATAAGTGATGAAGAAACAAAGGATaaatctacccacaaggaaaactccttagaaaaatacatgaaagtcATCCAGCATGGGCAAGACAAGACGGTGGCAGATGAG GGCTCAAAACTTAAGGTCAGAGAAGTCTCCCTAGTGGACACGCTGCCACCTAGTGACAAAGACGGAAG TTTCACAGGCTTTTCTCCTGAAGACCTAGATGACTCTTGGTAA